In one window of Tripterygium wilfordii isolate XIE 37 chromosome 1, ASM1340144v1, whole genome shotgun sequence DNA:
- the LOC120015362 gene encoding uncharacterized protein LOC120015362 isoform X1: MVDDAKSMYADLEHKPFLLEHCWIILKDEAKWQETLSNKRHKTSSVSVHDLSESPIGGDNDERSINQDRPLGTKAAKKLAASGSKSSISDEILKEKLNIERAKYEQRDRALLEQQRDRELKEREMERSWEIEVMSKDLRGMDPMVAEYWKNARIEIMAKKGYNF; encoded by the exons ATG GTAGATGATGCAAAATCTATGTACGCTGACTTAGAGCATAAACCATTTCTACTTGAGCATTGTTGGATTATATTGAAGGATGAAGCTAAATGGCAAGAAACTCTCTCAAATAAGAGGCATAAGACTTCTAGTGTCTCCGTACATGACCTTAGTGAGTCTCCCATTGGCGGAGATAATGATGAACGTTCCATTAATCAAGATAGACCACTAGGCACAAAAGCCGCAAAAAAACTTGCTGCAAGTGGATCGAAGTCCTCAATTTCGGATGAGATTTTGAAAGAGAAACTTAATATCGAACGCGCAAAATATGAACAACGTGATAGAGCTCTACTTGAACAGCAACGAGATAGAGAGCTAAAGGAAAGGGAGATGGAGAGGAGTTGGGAAATAGAAGTTATGTCCAAAGACCTTAGAGGCATGGATCCCATGGTGGCTGAGTATTGGAAGAATGCTAGGATAGAGATAATGGCAAAAAAGGgttataatttttaa
- the LOC120015362 gene encoding uncharacterized protein LOC120015362 isoform X2, giving the protein MYADLEHKPFLLEHCWIILKDEAKWQETLSNKRHKTSSVSVHDLSESPIGGDNDERSINQDRPLGTKAAKKLAASGSKSSISDEILKEKLNIERAKYEQRDRALLEQQRDRELKEREMERSWEIEVMSKDLRGMDPMVAEYWKNARIEIMAKKGYNF; this is encoded by the coding sequence ATGTACGCTGACTTAGAGCATAAACCATTTCTACTTGAGCATTGTTGGATTATATTGAAGGATGAAGCTAAATGGCAAGAAACTCTCTCAAATAAGAGGCATAAGACTTCTAGTGTCTCCGTACATGACCTTAGTGAGTCTCCCATTGGCGGAGATAATGATGAACGTTCCATTAATCAAGATAGACCACTAGGCACAAAAGCCGCAAAAAAACTTGCTGCAAGTGGATCGAAGTCCTCAATTTCGGATGAGATTTTGAAAGAGAAACTTAATATCGAACGCGCAAAATATGAACAACGTGATAGAGCTCTACTTGAACAGCAACGAGATAGAGAGCTAAAGGAAAGGGAGATGGAGAGGAGTTGGGAAATAGAAGTTATGTCCAAAGACCTTAGAGGCATGGATCCCATGGTGGCTGAGTATTGGAAGAATGCTAGGATAGAGATAATGGCAAAAAAGGgttataatttttaa
- the LOC120015285 gene encoding GDSL esterase/lipase At4g18970-like produces the protein MYSSSHKPESPSTAGFKELFLISSLDHPAIFVIVKMMWRAQVCLVLMVVGMQYVEGAPQVPCYFVFGDSLVDNGNNNQLSSLARADYLPYGIDYPDGPSGRFSNGKTTVDFVAELLGFDSIIGPYASVNDDEILQGVNYASAAAGIREETGRQLGGRITFSGQVRNYQNTVSQVVNLLGDDVSAAQYLSKCIYSIGMGSNDYLNNYFMPLYYNTGDQYTPDQYADDLINRYATQLRSLYDYGARKFVLFGIGQIGCSPNQLAQNSPDGRTCDKRVNDANQIFNNKLRSLVGQFNNQFTDAKFIFINSFGINQDLLSNPGAYGLRVTNVGCCGVGRNNGQITCLPGQSPCPNRNEYLFWDAFHPTEAANGIIARRAYAAQSASDAFPFDIRRLAQL, from the exons ATGTACTCCTCATCACACAAACCAGAATCCCCCTCCACGGCAGGCTTCAAGGaacttttcttaatttcttcactTGATCATCCGGCCATTTTtgtgatagtgaagatgatgtGGAGAGCCCAGGTGTGTTTGGTGTTGATGGTTGTTGGTATGCAATATGTGGAAGGAGCACCACAAGTACCATGTTACTTCGTATTTGGTGACTCACTGGTGGACAATGGAAACAACAATCAGCTTTCTTCTCTGGCTAGAGCTGATTATTTGCCTTACGGCATTGACTATCCCGATGGCCCCAGCGGGAGGTTCTCCAACGGTAAAACCACGGTTGATTTCGTAG CTGAACTTTTGGGGTTCGACTCTATCATTGGTCCTTATGCAAGTGTCAATGATGATGAAATACTACAAGGGGTGAATTATGCGTCAGCAGCAGCTGGAATTAGAGAGGAAACCGGCCGTCAACTA GGCGGTCGCATTACGTTTAGTGGGCAAGTGAGGAACTACCAAAACACAGTGTCGCAAGTGGTGAACTTGTTAGGTGATGACGTCTCAGCTGCACAATACCTAAGCAAGTGCATATACTCAATTGGGATGGGCAGCAATGACTACCTCAACAACTATTTCATGCCACTCTACTACAACACCGGCGACCAGTACACGCCTGATCAATACGCCGACGACCTTATTAACCGTTACGCTACCCAACTGAGA AGTTTGTATGACTACGGAGCAAGAAAGTTTGTGTTGTTTGGAATAGGGCAGATTGGGTGCAGCCCAAACCAGTTGGCCCAGAACAGCCCAGATGGAAGAACATGTGATAAGAGAGTTAATGATGCTAATCAGATATTCAATAACAAGCTTAGATCTCTAGTTGGTCAATTCAACAATCAATTCACTGATGCCAAATTCATCTTCATCAACTCTTTTGGGATTAATCAAGATTTATTATCAAATCCCGGAGCCTACG GTTTACGGGTGACAAATGTTGGGTGTTGTGGGGTTGGGAGGAACAATGGCCAAATTACATGTTTACCGGGGCAGTCGCCTTGCCCGAACAGGAATGAGTATTTGTTTTGGGATGCATTCCACCCGACGGAGGCCGCGAATGGCATTATTGCGAGAAGAGCATATGCCGCTCAGTCTGCGTCCGATGCTTTTCCGTTCGATATCCGCCGGTTGGCACAGCTCTGA
- the LOC119996484 gene encoding putative nuclease HARBI1, whose product MDHPNASSEILREFIAFDSDSEDELEQLFNARENDDQQANGRRRTGHRGSVPGHRIIQRNHNDGHSRLWNDYFKPDPVYHEGLFRRRFRMSRNLFLHIANAVVANDTYFTQRRNAVGVLGLSALQKITAALRILAYRSPADTLDEYIQIGESTAIASLRRFVKGVVTVFGERYLRAPDQNDVHRLLAQNEERGFPGMLGSIDCMHWQWRNCPTAWQGMYTGHCRSPTIILEAVASRDLWIWHAFFGMPGSLNDINVLQRSPVFGALANGRAPEANYTINGHQYNMGYYLADGIYPRWSTFVKTIPCPQCPKRKHFAKMQEAARKDVERAFGVLQARFAITRGSARFWDVDTLDDIMTACIILHNMIVEENGGSDHIDFDGLTTPPTMSHTQTAEFRSFIQTHRQIRDSSTHSQLQDDLVEHLWARLGSSD is encoded by the coding sequence ATGGATCACCCAAATGCTAGTTCTGAGATTTTGAGAGAATTCATTGCTTTCGACTCTGATTCTGAAGATGAGTTGGAACAACTTTTTAATGCCCGAGAGAATGACGATCAACAAGCTAATGGGAGGAGACGAACTGGCCACCGTGGTTCCGTTCCCGGCCATAGAATTATTCAACGCAATCACAATGACGGTCACTCCAGATTGTGGAATGACTATTTCAAGCCAGATCCTGTTTACCATGAAGGTCTATTCAGGAGAAGATTTCGAATGAGTCGAAATCTTTTTCTCCACATTGCAAATGCTGTGGTCGCGAATGATACATATTTTACCCAGAGACGAAATGCAGTTGGAGTTTTAGGGCTATCTGCTCTTCAAAAGATCACCGCAGCGCTTAGGATCCTGGCATACAGGAGTCCAGCAGATACTTTGGACGAGTACATACAGATCGGCGAGAGTACTGCAATTGCAAGTTTAAGAAGGTTTGTCAAAGGAGTTGTTACAGTATTCGGAGAAAGGTACCTGAGGGCACCCGATCAAAACGACGTTCATCGTTTATTAGCACAAAATGAGGAACGTGGTTTTCCTGGTATGCTTGGAAGTATTGATTGCATGCACTGGCAATGGAGGAATTGCCCAACCGCTTGGCAAGGGATGTACACCGGACATTGTCGTTCGCCGACCATTATTTTGGAAGCTGTGGCATCGCGTGATCTGTGGATTTGGCATGCATTTTTTGGAATGCCAGGGTCTCTAAATGATATCAATGTGCTACAAAGATCTCCTGTATTTGGCGCACTAGCTAATGGTCGTGCGCCCGAAGCAAATTACACGATTAATGGTCATCAATACAATATGGGATATTATCTCGCAGATGGCATATATCCTCGTTGGTCTACATTTGTGAAAACAATTCCATGCCCACAATGCCCAAAACGGAAACACTTTGCCAAAATGCAAGAAGCTGCTCGGAAGGATGTAGAGCGTGCTTTTGGGGTCTTACAAGCTCGTTTTGCCATAACACGTGGATCTGCAAGATTTTGGGACGTCGATACGCTTGACGATATTATGACAGCTTGCATAATATTACATAATATGATCGTTGAGGAAAACGGGGGCTCTGACCACATAGACTTCGATGGACTCACAACTCCACCAACAATGTCACATACTCAAACTGCTGAGTTTCGAAGTTTCATCCAAACACATCGTCAAATTAGAGATTCTTCAACCCATTCCCAGTTGCAAGATGACCTTGTAGAGCACTTATGGGCTCGCTTAGGGTCATCCGATTGA